From Lewinellaceae bacterium:
AGAAAACCGAATTCCTTACCTTGCTCTATGCATTCAACATCACACCTCCCCAAGCTCATCGTCCACGGCGGCGCCTGGAACATCCCGGCGGCCTACCACGCCGCCCACCTGGCGGGCGTGCGGGCCGCCGTAGAACAAACCTACCCGCATCTGCTGGGCGGCGGCAGCGCCCTCGATGCCGTAGAAATGGCCGTGCAGATACTGGAGTCTGACCCCACTTTCGATGCCGGCCGGGGCGCCTTTCTCAACGCCATCGGCGAAATAGAACTCGACGCCATCATCATGGACGGGCGCAACCTCGACTTCGGAGCAGTGGCGGCCCTGCAGAACATCCTCCACCCCGTCAGCGTGGCCCGAAAGGTGATGGAACGGACGGAGCACAACCTGTTGGCGGGCGCCGGGGCGCTCCGCTTCGCTCGTAACGTGGGCTTTGAGGAATTGCAACCTGAATCCTTGCTGACCGAACGAGAGCTCGAGTTCTTTCAACAAATTAGAAACGACCCTGGCTTCCGCACCCACCATCCTTTCAAAGAAGGGCCAGGCGACACCGTCGGCGCTGTAGCCCTTGACCGGGATGGCAACCTGGCAGTAGCTACTTCCACCGGCGGCACCGCCCGCAAGCTGCCCGGCCGGGTGGGCGACTGCCCGATCGCCGGCGCCGGGGCCTATGCGGATAACGAACTGGGCGCTGTATCAGCCACCGGCTGGGGTGAATCCATTATGAAAGTGCTGCTCAGCAAAACCGTCTGCGATGCCTTCGCCACGGTGGGTGCCATGAACGCCGCGCAAATGGGTATTGAAATCCTGGCCCGTAAAGTGAACGGGCTGGGCGGGGTGATTTGTATTAACGCAAGGGGGGAGTATGGTTGGTCGCACAATACGCCGTATATGGCGTTGGCGTATGCGGAGACAGACGGGGCGGTTCGGGTGGGTATCTGAATCTATCAGATAGAGCTTATATGCTTTTCCCAATCTTCGCAACTTAAAAAACCACTACCCATAAAAGTATTTCATTTTTAATTCAATATTTTTCTGAATCAGCATGGCACACAAAACAAAAAATCATTATTTTTGCTTTTCATACAAAGCATTTTTGTTAAAAAAGTGATTTTCATACAAACTAAAATGGAAAAAATCAGGCTTCGGTCTAACCAAAAAATTGAAAGAGTGTCTCTGGATTATCAAAGGGACGAACTTAGGCAATTTGACTGGAGCTTGCGCTTAATGGGGATTAAAGGAGCGCGGGGAATTGGCAAAACAACACTGCTGTTACAACACCTCCATCAAACTCACGGGTTCAACGAAAAAGCCATATACATTTCTCTGGATGACATCTATTTTACCGAAAACCGGCTCATTGACTTTGTGGAGGATTTTTACCGCAATGGAGGGCTGTTTTTGTACCTTGATGAAGTACATAAATACCCCGACTGGGCTATTGAAGTCAAAAATATATACGATACTTATCCTGATCTCCAGATTATCTTCACGGGTTCCTCCATGCTGGAAATCCAAAAAAGCAATGTCGACCTGAGCCGCAGAGCCATTACTTTTTCCCTGCAAGGTTTATCTTTCCGGCAGTTCCTGGATTTAAAGTATCAGATCAAGGCACCCGCACATACACTAAAGGATATTCTGGAGAATGCCAATGAGGCCATTGCCTCTTTTGACCCTGGCTTTAAACCTTATCTCTATTTTAAAGAATATCTTCAAAGGGGTTATTATCCGTTTTTCAAAGAAGGGGATAGTTATTATTTTGATCGTTTAGAAGCCATTGTAAGGGCAGTTATTGAATCAGATTTTCCGTTGCTGCACAATATTGACATCAAGAATATTCGCCGCATATACCAGCTTCTATTAGTTATTTCCACCTCTCCACCCTTTAAGCCAAACATTCAAAAACTGAGTGAAAGGGCGGGGCTATCCCGGAATACACTGCTTCAATACATCTATCATTTAGAACAGGCTGATATTTTAATGCTTTTGCAAAGCCCGAGAAAGGGAATCAGCCTATTACAAAAACCGGAAAAAATATTCCTGGAAAACCCCAACTTGCTTTATGCCTTCGCGCCTACCACGTTGGATATTGGCATGGTGAGGGAAACTTTTGTGCTCAACCAATTAAAAGCCGTACACAAGGTTCATTATCCGGATAAGGACGGAGATATTTTTGTGGACGAGCAGTATGTTTTTGAAATTGGGGGAAAATCAAAAAAGCAGGATCAGTTAGCCCATACCGCGAATACCTTCATCGTTGCTGATAATTGGGATTTCAAAGTAGGCAACAAAATTCCCATCTGGCTTTTCGGGCTGCTTTATTGAGGCCCGCTAACTTTATTTGGCGTCGGAGAGGAAAACCAAAACAATGGGTAGGAAGCGCCTTTGGCGGAAAGGCCCTAACTTCTTTATCTTTGTATGACTGCCTTGGCAGAACACAACGATCCGACTCCTATGGAAAGAAGCTGGAGCTATACTGAAGTACGCTTGGTTTTGTGCGGAGCACAAACAGGGAGGCCATTATACATACTATTTTTCTGCACCTTCATTTTGCTTGGGGCTGCCCTTGCAGGCTGTCAGCGAAACCCCTCGCCCAAAAAATACCGCATCGGTTTCTCCCAATGCTGCGGCGACCCCTGGCGAGACGTGATGGAGGCTGAAATGGACCGGGAGCTCGCTTTTCACCCCGAACTGGATTTTGAGGTCTTGGTAGCCGACAACAACAGCCAAACTCAAATTGGGCAGATTCGGGAATTGGCCAGCACGGGCATTGACCTATTGATTGTTTCGCCCAATGAATCTATTCCGCTGACCCCTGTTGTTGAAGAAGTTAACCGATCAGGCATCCCGGTCATTTTAATCGACCGCAAAACAGAATCGGAACGCTACACCGCCTTCATTGGAGCCGACAATTACGAAATCGGAGCAACTGCCGCCAACTACATCGCCAGCCAATTTCCGAAAGGGGTCCATATCATCGAACTGCAACTTGGCATGACGATGACTCCGGCCCAGGGCCGGAGCCGCGGGTTCAGGGATGCCTCGATAAAGTTTTCGGGTATGGAAACAGTGGCGCAAATAGAAATGACGGCGGGGATGGATGACCTGAAAGCTCAGTTTCTGGATGCCCTTCAACAGCATCCCGAAGCCCGTGCCATCTTCGCCCATAGCGATTTTCTGGCGGAAAACGCCTACCGGTGGGCCCAGGAAGCAGGCAGGACGGATGAGCTGTTTTTTTTGGGGATTGACGGTATCCCCGGATTGGGCAAAGGCATACAGGCAGTTGAAGACGGCGTGCTCGATGCTTCGCTGCTCTATCCCACCGGAGGCGCCGAAGCCATCCAACTTGCGCTGGCCATTCTGAATAACCTGCCCTTTGAGAAAAACAATATCCTTCAGACGATTGTGATCAATAAGAGCAATGCCCGTATTCTCCATTTGCAGATGAAAAAAGTAGAAAGCCTCCAGCGCAGCATCGATGGCCAGAAGGAAGCTATTGAAGACCTCAACACCGTCTACCTCAACCAGCGCGTTTATATTTTTATTTTGATATTGAGCCTTTTGCTGGCGGTTGTGTCGGGAGGTGTCCTGCTGAAATCGCTCAAAGCAAAAGAGGAAATGAACAGGAACCTGGAGGCGAGAAACCAGGAAGTGCTGGAGCAGCAGCAGCAAATCGTTGCCATGTCGGAAGAACTGAAACTGGCCACGCAGGCGAAGATGGATTTTTTCACCAACATCTCTCATGAATTCCGCACCCCGCTCACGCTTATCCTGGGATACATCGAGGGCATGCTTTCCCGGCCGGGAGGCGGTGGAAAGGCAGCCCGGCAAGACCTGGGCATGGTGCGCAAAAATGCCCTTCGCCTGTTGCGCCTGGTCAATCAATTAATGGATTTCAGGAAAACGGAAAGCGGGAAGATGGCCCTGCGCGCGAGCGAAAATGACCTGGTGGCCTTTACCCTGGAGATTGTGGGAGCCTACCGGAAAATGGCAGACAAACGCAACATCGAACTGGGGTTTTTCTCCGTGGAAAAAGAATTGACCGTGTGGTTCGACGGAAATATGATGGACAAGGTGTTGTTCAACCTGTTGTCCAATGCCTTCAAGTTCACGCCCGACGGCGGCAGGATACAGTTGGCTGTCATCAAGGATTCCATCGCCGAAAAGGCCATCGTGAAGGTGGAAGACAATGGGCGGGGGATGTCGAAAGAAGAGGCGGAGCGCGCGTTCGAGCAGTTTTACCAGGGCAGGAACCACAAATCCCGCGGCACTGGCCTGGGTTTATCATTGTCAAAGGAACTGGTGGGGCTGCACGCCGGAGATATCGCCTTATGGAGCGAGCCCGCTAAAGGGACCCGCTTTGAAGTTACCCTTCCCCTGGGCTCGGCGCATCTGAGGGAGGACCAGATGGTGAACTCAAAACCGGACAGCCTTTCTTATGACGAACTGATCTTTTTGGAAGAAGAAGAACACCAAACGGACATTTTGGCGAACGCCCCCACCGATGCTGAACATACCCTGCTCATCGTTGAAGACAACAACGACCTGCGCCTCTTTTTAAAGAATCAATTCGGCAGAGCCTACCACATCCGGGAAGCTGCCGATGGCAACGAAGGCCTGGACATGGCTCTGGAGGAAGTCCCCGACCTCATTATTGCCGACATCATGATGCCCGGGCGGGACGGCCTGGCCCTTACCCGCATGCTTAAAACCGACCTGCGCACCTCCCACATTCCCATTGTGCTGCTTACCGCCCAAAGCACCATGGAGCAGAAAATTGAAGGCATACAAACGGGCGCCGATGCTTATGTGACCAAGCCGTTCAACCTGGCTTTCCTTTCTGAAATCATCAAAAACCTCCTGCATGGCCGTAAAATACTGGAAGAGCGTTTCAGCGGCGTTTTCCAACCCAGCCAGCTCCCTTCCGGCATGGGCGGCCTGGACGAACAGTTTTTGCGCAAGTTCACCCAGCATGTGGAAGCACATTATGAAGATCAGAACCTGACGGTGGAAAAACTGAGCGAGCAGTTCGGATTGTCGAGGGTGCAGCTGTACCGAAAGGTGAAAGCCCTGCTGGGCGAAAGCGTGAACGACTACATCCAGCACGTGCGCCTCAAGAAAGCCAGCCAATTGCTGCTGGAAGGCCAACTGACGGTGGCGGAAATTGCCTACCAGGTCGGGTACTCCTCGCCGGGTTATTTCTCTACTGCCTTTAAAGGGAAATATGCCTGTTCGCCTTCAGAATACCGGGAAAAACAAAGCGATACGTCCACTCAGTAGTGATCAAAAAATAAGTTGTCGATCTAAATTTCGATGATTAGGCTTGACTTCAGCCAATTCATTGGCTTCCAGCCTTCGCCTAATCGTCGAAACCGACAACTTATTTTTTGAGGTTTACTCAGGAGATGTAACATTATTTGAACTCTGCGTAACATTTTCAAATTCGCCCCACCTTTTTGTAAAAATGACAACAAGGCTTAAAGTGCTGGCATTCAGCATTTTAATATATTTTTTCAGCCTGTATCAAATTTAAAAGGGTTTGATACAATCCTTAAATCCTTCCGGCATTTCCCGCCTGTATATTTGTATCGTAAAAATGGCGAAAATGGATTATGGCAAATTCATTTAAAAAAAACCACAATTATTATGAAACTTAGAATACTCACCTTATTCGCCTTGCTATTTTCCGCGCAGCTGGCCCTTGCTCAGCGAACCGTCACGGGAACAGTGAGCGATGCGAATACCAACGAGGCGCTTATCGGGGCAAACATTGTCGTACCTGGTACTTCCACCGGCACCATAACCGATATTGACGGCACCTATTCTTTGGAAGTGCCGGAAGATGCTGCCAGCCTGATCTTTTCCTACACGGGTTATGCTGAACAAGAAGTATCTATCGCCGGGCTGGACCGGGTCGATGTGGCGCTCTCTGCCGGGAGCGTGCTGGAAGAGGTCGTCGTTGTAGGTTATACCAGCCAACGGAAAAAAGACATTACCGGAGCGGTTTCCGTAGTGAAAGCAGAAGAACTTTCTGATGTGGCTACCCCCAACGTTATCAGCAAACTACAATCTAAAGTGCCTGGGCTTTCCTTTACCTCGTCGGGTGTTCCCGGAGGCAACGATACCCAGATTTCAATCCGGGGGCTAACCTCCGTGTTTGGAGGAACCGGCCCGCTGTGGGTCATAGACGGCGTGCAGACGACCAATCCCGCCGGCCTGAACCCCAATGACATCGAAAGCATCCAGGTTTTGAAAGATGCCGCCTCGGCCGGCATTTATGGCACGGAAGCCGCCAGAGGGGTGATCATTGTCACCACCAAACAGGCCAGAAGCAAAACCGGTAGATTCTCGTTTAATAGCCTTGTTACTTACAACACGATCCGGGAAGACTTCAAGGTGCTGGGCAGCCAGGAATGGCTGGATGTAAGATATATTGCCCAGGGCAATACTCCGGTTACGGCCGGCAATTTTGTTTATGAACCCGGGACGGAACTTCCCGCTTTCCTCGATGACAACAACAATCTGAGGTTATCCAATACGGATTGGGTTGATGTAATCATGCGCAATTCGGTCTCGACCACTACCGACCTGGGGTATTCTTTTGCCAATGATACCTGGAAAGTTTATGTAGGCGCCGGATATGCTTCCGATAACGGGATCATGGAATATACGAATTACGAACGAGGCAATTTGCGGCTGAATGCCAGCGTGAATCTGTTCAAAAACAGGCTCACCATTGGAGAAAACCTGACCGTATCGAAATTCAGCGAGGTTAAAGCCAATGCAACAGAAGACGCCCTGCTTCAGAACCCGTTAATCCCGGTATACGGAGAAGATGGAACCTGGGGAGGGCCCGTTGGCGCCGGGTTGCAGGACAAATGGAACCCACTTGCCATTTTGTACATCAATCGGAACAATGCCGAAAAATCGTTGAGGTCATTTGGCAATGTCTATGCTGATGTAAATATTGTGAAAGGCTTGACCTTCAGCAGCAAGATCAATTTCGATATCAATCAATTTAAATTTGATGAGCAAACCGAATCCTTTAACCAGAATGGCAGTATTCTCGGCAACAGGATACTGCTCGACGATCAGGATTTTTCCAGGTTTGTCAGGAGGAGAAATGATGCCCAAACCTATATCTGGACTAATCTGTTGGTCTTCAAACGCGATTTCGGGCTACATACCCTGGATGCTTTTATCGGCCATGAGATATTCGACAAAAACCAGGACAATGAATTCCATCGCATTCAGGTACCGCTCGGCACAGAAGTCGACTTCGAGAACATTGAGAACTATGACATCATTGCCGACAATGCTATCCTCGATGCTTATGGCATAGGGGCCGACAGCAGGCGGATGTCGCAGTTTGCTAAAGTCTCTTACGACTTTGCCGACAAATATTATATAGCCTCCAGTGTTCGGCGCGACGGGTCCTCCCGTTTCGGCAAGAACAACCGGTACGCTATTTTCCCTACTGTTTCCCTCGGCTGGACGTTGAGCAATGAAAACTTCCTGTCCGGCATTAAAGATATCGACGACTTAAAACTGCGCTTTTCCTGGGGCGGCAACGGCAATGCCGATATCCTGGAATACGCACAGTACTCCATCTTCAACAATGCACTGGAGAACAGCAATTATGACCTGGATGGAGATGGCGAAGGCCCGATCAGCGAGGGCGTCTCTGCCAATCAGGTCGGCAACCCGGACCTGAAATGGGAACAGTCTTATCAGACGAATATCGGGCTGGACCTGTCCCTGTTTGATTATCGCGTCAAATTGGTGGTAGACCTCTACGAAAAGAACACTTCCGATTTGTTGCTCCAGATCATCCAGCCCTCCGTGCTGGGCGAAGCCGGAAAGACCCTGTTCTTCAACGCCGGCGATATGACGAACAGAGGTGTTGACCTGGCCTTGGGATATGACTCCGATCCGGTTCAAGACTTCAGGTACGGCATCAATTTCACCTTCTCTGCTTACCGAAATGAAGTCACCCAACTGAACAATGCCGATAATTTCATCCTGGAAGGCGTTTCCTACACCGGTGTCGGCTATCCTATTGGTTCCTATTACGGCTACATCGCCGATGGCATCTTCAGAACACCGGAAGAAGTAGCTGTTCATGCCGAGCAGACCGGCAAAGGGCTTGGCAACATCCGCTACCGGGACTTGAATGGCGATGGGGTCATCAACCAGGACGACCGAACGATCATCGGCAACCCGCATCCCGATTTCATTTACGGAATTAATCTTTCCCTTGGGTACAAGAGATGGAGCTTTAATATCTTCTTTGATGGAAGGCAAGGCAATGACATGTACAATGCCCAAAGGGAATTACTGGACTTCCCCTACTTCGGGTTTAACCACGGAAGAAATACGCTGGACGCCTGGGCACCGGATAATGCCAACTCGTTGATCCCCGCCCTGAGCACATCTGACGTAAATGATCAGCGGCGCCCTTCTACCTATTTCGTCGAAGACGGCTCCTTCTTCCGGCTGAAGAACGTGAATTTGACCTATTCCTTAAGCCCACAGGCGCTGAACAAAATTGGTTTTGAAAGCGCAAGCGTTTTCATCCAGGCAGAAAACCTGCTCAACATAACCTCCTTTACCGGTTTTGATTACGAAGTTCCAGGCCTGAGCAGAACGGGTATTGGTATCGCCGGGCTGGGCACCTATCCGCATACCAAAGCATTCAGCTTCGGCTTGAATCTCAATTTCTAAAAATCTATTCAGATGAAAAAGATAAAAACCTATTTAGCCTTAATCTTCTCCTTCCTGCTGGCCACTTCCTGCAAGGACTATCTGGATGTCCAGCCGGAAAATGTAATTTCTGAGGACAATCTGGAAATAGAAGAACTGGTAGTGAACGCTTATAGCGCCCTGGACTACCGTTTCAATACCGGAGAATTCAGAGACAACTGGCCTTTTGACCACGCTCCTTCCAATTGGGCCTTTTCCGATATCAGGAGCGGCGACGCCTACAAAGGCGGGGGCGGTGTTGGCGACAACCCCGGCGGCGGCATGCATGCGCTGGAAATTCACCAGGTTTTCCCGTCATCCGAAAATGCATACAACCTGTGGAGGGCATTATACTTTGGCCTGTTCCGGGTGAACAATGCTATCATTACCCTCAATGAGGCAACAGATTTTGCTAATAAAGACCTGAGGATTGCCGAAATGCGGGTGCTGCGGGCACACTTCTACTTTGAATTGATGAAAAACTTCGGCTCCTTCGTGTACATAGACGAGAACACGCCTATTAGCGAAGTGGCGAGCCTGCCGAATTCGTTTGACAAAAACTTTTTGTGGAGTAAAATTGAAGCTGACCTCAATGCTGCTATTGCAGTATTGCCAGAGACGCAAGCCGGCCTGGGCAGAGTGAATAAATTGGTTGCTCACGCCTATCTGGCAAAAGCCAAATTATTCCAGGAGCAGTGGAATGAAGCCATTGCCAATGCAGATTTGGTACTTGCCGGCCCTTACCGCTTGGTAGAGGACATCGAAAGGCTCTATTCAGAGCCCGGGTATGGCAACGATGAAAATGTCTTTGCCATCCAATACTCCATAAACGACGGCTCAGAATATGGGAATTTGAATTTTGGAGACTTGCTCAATTCTCCGGATTCGCCAGCCGACGACATCAATCACCCTTATCTCAATGGAGACGATTTTGACAAACCTTCCCAAAATATCGTCAATGCCTTTAAGGTGGATGAAAACGGCTTGCCCTTGCTGGACACCTACAATAATTCAGATTTGGAGCCTCGCGATATCAGCACTCCGGTTGATCCCCGGCTGGACCATTCCGTGGGCAGGCCCGGCATTGCCTGGAAAACCTGGACGGCCATGCCGCAACAGGACAACTGGAGCCGGGACGTTGCGACTTATGGGCTGTACGTGAGAAAAAAGAACCAGATAGACCCCAACTCCGGCCTGAGGGCCTCCGGTGGATTCCCCTGGGCGAAAGGCGCCCTGGACCAGGCCCTGATCAAAATCAGCGATGTCATGCTTTGGAAAGCCGAAGCATCCATCGAACTGGGGGATATCGAAACGGGAATGGCGTTGATCAACCAGATCAGAGAACGCGCCTTGAATTCTCCTTATGTCCGGGATTTTGTAGACAGCGATAAGCCCGCCGCCAATTATCAGATAGGCCTCTATCCTACCAATGTAACCCAAGACTTTGCCCGAAAAGCACTGCGCATGGAAAGGCGGCTGGAACTGCACAACGAAGGGCATCATTTTTATGACCTGGTCCGGTGGGGCATCGCTGCCAATTGGATTAACGACTACATGGTGGCGGAAAGCGCCAAACGAGCTTACTATGCCGGCGCCAGTTTCACGCCAAACAGAGACGAATACCTTCCGATCCCGCAAATTGAGATAGACGCTTCGGGCGGAGTATTGATCCAGCGCGATAACTATTAATCAACGAAAATCACAAAAAACACTTAGATCATGAAAAATATATATAGCCATATCAAATGGAGCATTTCCCTGTTCCTGGCCGGCATCCTGCTGTTCCACACCGGCTGCCAGGATGAACTGCTGTTTCAAGACCACGTTCCGGATTACACCTATTCTATCATCCGGAATTTCACCGCGAACGATCAGGCAGCGGACATCGACCATACCAATGGCGCCATTACCGCCACTTTGCCGGCAGGAAGCGACCTTTCCTCCGTGACCGTTAATATTTCTTTGCCGGAAGGCGCTGCGGTGAGTCCAGCATCAGGAAGCACGGTTGATTTCTCCAATGGGCCGGTGATATTTACAGTTTCAAATAACGGGGTCGAAAGAGAATACACGGCCACGATCTCTGTATATGGAAATCCATTGATCATGTCCTTCTCCATTGGTGAAAACATGGGAGATATTGATCAGGAAAATGGCGTCATTAATGTCACGGTGGGAAGTCAGGAGGATATCGCTAATTTGGTTCCGCAATTTACCATCCCGGCAGGCACAACCGCCACCCCAGCTTCAGGCGTAGCGCAAAACTTTTCCAATCCGGTAAAGTATACCATTGTATCTAATGACGGATTTACCGGTAAATCCTATTTTGTGCACGTTACGCAGATTGAGGCGCCCACCATTACCCGTTTTTCGGTAGATGGCATTGCAGGAACGATACTCGAGGCCAATCAAACGATCATCCTTTTGCTTCCGCCCAGCTATGATCTTTCCAGCATTACACCGGCTATAGAGGTGCCCGCTGGCCAGGCCGTGTCTCCGGAAAGCGGCGTATCGCAGGATTTCTCCAGCGGCCCCGTAGACTATACGGTTACCAATACCGAAGGCCTGACTAAAGTGTACGAGGTTTCAGTAAGCCTGGGAAGTTCCAATATTGCGTTTATTGGCGATGGCAATGATGTCAACTCCATTGTTGATGACGATGCCAGGGCGGCTGCGCTATATCTAAAATCCACTTATCCCAATGAATTCAACTACATCAAATTCTCGGATATTACAGCGGAGGCGCTGGAAGATATCAAGGTAGTGATGTTGTACTACCTGACGCCCTTGCCCAATCAGGGTTACGCTGCAACGCCGGATAATGTGCTTACCATGCTGCCGGCAGAACTTCAGCCCGGCACACCTCAGAGCAATGCTTTGACGGCATGGGTGAAAGCGGGCGGCCAGATGTTCATCGCCGGCGACCCTACCCCCTTTGTCCACGTTCTGGGAAGAATACCCGGCGATTATTCGGCAGGCGCCTTCCCGGGAAATTATCTGTATACAGAATTCGGGTGTGCCGGCCCGGAAGGCTGTGTCGATG
This genomic window contains:
- a CDS encoding DUF4960 domain-containing protein, yielding MKNIYSHIKWSISLFLAGILLFHTGCQDELLFQDHVPDYTYSIIRNFTANDQAADIDHTNGAITATLPAGSDLSSVTVNISLPEGAAVSPASGSTVDFSNGPVIFTVSNNGVEREYTATISVYGNPLIMSFSIGENMGDIDQENGVINVTVGSQEDIANLVPQFTIPAGTTATPASGVAQNFSNPVKYTIVSNDGFTGKSYFVHVTQIEAPTITRFSVDGIAGTILEANQTIILLLPPSYDLSSITPAIEVPAGQAVSPESGVSQDFSSGPVDYTVTNTEGLTKVYEVSVSLGSSNIAFIGDGNDVNSIVDDDARAAALYLKSTYPNEFNYIKFSDITAEALEDIKVVMLYYLTPLPNQGYAATPDNVLTMLPAELQPGTPQSNALTAWVKAGGQMFIAGDPTPFVHVLGRIPGDYSAGAFPGNYLYTEFGCAGPEGCVDENKPPDDIWGLSVKVANTSEDRRSHPIFSGLTLTGDGELSLTNSATREVRLIWWQQFDNTMDGYTCCGTEGVRLMEQTFNAVKLGTLKWIGDGFGVGAIEYLPTDGNVPGNFDFNIPTDFQGHIISLENTIIGYEFDANGTTNDYHSNIEKLTANIIDYLRTL
- a CDS encoding ATP-binding protein; amino-acid sequence: MEKIRLRSNQKIERVSLDYQRDELRQFDWSLRLMGIKGARGIGKTTLLLQHLHQTHGFNEKAIYISLDDIYFTENRLIDFVEDFYRNGGLFLYLDEVHKYPDWAIEVKNIYDTYPDLQIIFTGSSMLEIQKSNVDLSRRAITFSLQGLSFRQFLDLKYQIKAPAHTLKDILENANEAIASFDPGFKPYLYFKEYLQRGYYPFFKEGDSYYFDRLEAIVRAVIESDFPLLHNIDIKNIRRIYQLLLVISTSPPFKPNIQKLSERAGLSRNTLLQYIYHLEQADILMLLQSPRKGISLLQKPEKIFLENPNLLYAFAPTTLDIGMVRETFVLNQLKAVHKVHYPDKDGDIFVDEQYVFEIGGKSKKQDQLAHTANTFIVADNWDFKVGNKIPIWLFGLLY
- a CDS encoding isoaspartyl peptidase/L-asparaginase; the protein is MHSTSHLPKLIVHGGAWNIPAAYHAAHLAGVRAAVEQTYPHLLGGGSALDAVEMAVQILESDPTFDAGRGAFLNAIGEIELDAIIMDGRNLDFGAVAALQNILHPVSVARKVMERTEHNLLAGAGALRFARNVGFEELQPESLLTERELEFFQQIRNDPGFRTHHPFKEGPGDTVGAVALDRDGNLAVATSTGGTARKLPGRVGDCPIAGAGAYADNELGAVSATGWGESIMKVLLSKTVCDAFATVGAMNAAQMGIEILARKVNGLGGVICINARGEYGWSHNTPYMALAYAETDGAVRVGI
- a CDS encoding TonB-dependent receptor — protein: MKLRILTLFALLFSAQLALAQRTVTGTVSDANTNEALIGANIVVPGTSTGTITDIDGTYSLEVPEDAASLIFSYTGYAEQEVSIAGLDRVDVALSAGSVLEEVVVVGYTSQRKKDITGAVSVVKAEELSDVATPNVISKLQSKVPGLSFTSSGVPGGNDTQISIRGLTSVFGGTGPLWVIDGVQTTNPAGLNPNDIESIQVLKDAASAGIYGTEAARGVIIVTTKQARSKTGRFSFNSLVTYNTIREDFKVLGSQEWLDVRYIAQGNTPVTAGNFVYEPGTELPAFLDDNNNLRLSNTDWVDVIMRNSVSTTTDLGYSFANDTWKVYVGAGYASDNGIMEYTNYERGNLRLNASVNLFKNRLTIGENLTVSKFSEVKANATEDALLQNPLIPVYGEDGTWGGPVGAGLQDKWNPLAILYINRNNAEKSLRSFGNVYADVNIVKGLTFSSKINFDINQFKFDEQTESFNQNGSILGNRILLDDQDFSRFVRRRNDAQTYIWTNLLVFKRDFGLHTLDAFIGHEIFDKNQDNEFHRIQVPLGTEVDFENIENYDIIADNAILDAYGIGADSRRMSQFAKVSYDFADKYYIASSVRRDGSSRFGKNNRYAIFPTVSLGWTLSNENFLSGIKDIDDLKLRFSWGGNGNADILEYAQYSIFNNALENSNYDLDGDGEGPISEGVSANQVGNPDLKWEQSYQTNIGLDLSLFDYRVKLVVDLYEKNTSDLLLQIIQPSVLGEAGKTLFFNAGDMTNRGVDLALGYDSDPVQDFRYGINFTFSAYRNEVTQLNNADNFILEGVSYTGVGYPIGSYYGYIADGIFRTPEEVAVHAEQTGKGLGNIRYRDLNGDGVINQDDRTIIGNPHPDFIYGINLSLGYKRWSFNIFFDGRQGNDMYNAQRELLDFPYFGFNHGRNTLDAWAPDNANSLIPALSTSDVNDQRRPSTYFVEDGSFFRLKNVNLTYSLSPQALNKIGFESASVFIQAENLLNITSFTGFDYEVPGLSRTGIGIAGLGTYPHTKAFSFGLNLNF
- a CDS encoding RagB/SusD family nutrient uptake outer membrane protein, which codes for MKKIKTYLALIFSFLLATSCKDYLDVQPENVISEDNLEIEELVVNAYSALDYRFNTGEFRDNWPFDHAPSNWAFSDIRSGDAYKGGGGVGDNPGGGMHALEIHQVFPSSENAYNLWRALYFGLFRVNNAIITLNEATDFANKDLRIAEMRVLRAHFYFELMKNFGSFVYIDENTPISEVASLPNSFDKNFLWSKIEADLNAAIAVLPETQAGLGRVNKLVAHAYLAKAKLFQEQWNEAIANADLVLAGPYRLVEDIERLYSEPGYGNDENVFAIQYSINDGSEYGNLNFGDLLNSPDSPADDINHPYLNGDDFDKPSQNIVNAFKVDENGLPLLDTYNNSDLEPRDISTPVDPRLDHSVGRPGIAWKTWTAMPQQDNWSRDVATYGLYVRKKNQIDPNSGLRASGGFPWAKGALDQALIKISDVMLWKAEASIELGDIETGMALINQIRERALNSPYVRDFVDSDKPAANYQIGLYPTNVTQDFARKALRMERRLELHNEGHHFYDLVRWGIAANWINDYMVAESAKRAYYAGASFTPNRDEYLPIPQIEIDASGGVLIQRDNY
- a CDS encoding substrate-binding domain-containing protein, whose translation is MMEAEMDRELAFHPELDFEVLVADNNSQTQIGQIRELASTGIDLLIVSPNESIPLTPVVEEVNRSGIPVILIDRKTESERYTAFIGADNYEIGATAANYIASQFPKGVHIIELQLGMTMTPAQGRSRGFRDASIKFSGMETVAQIEMTAGMDDLKAQFLDALQQHPEARAIFAHSDFLAENAYRWAQEAGRTDELFFLGIDGIPGLGKGIQAVEDGVLDASLLYPTGGAEAIQLALAILNNLPFEKNNILQTIVINKSNARILHLQMKKVESLQRSIDGQKEAIEDLNTVYLNQRVYIFILILSLLLAVVSGGVLLKSLKAKEEMNRNLEARNQEVLEQQQQIVAMSEELKLATQAKMDFFTNISHEFRTPLTLILGYIEGMLSRPGGGGKAARQDLGMVRKNALRLLRLVNQLMDFRKTESGKMALRASENDLVAFTLEIVGAYRKMADKRNIELGFFSVEKELTVWFDGNMMDKVLFNLLSNAFKFTPDGGRIQLAVIKDSIAEKAIVKVEDNGRGMSKEEAERAFEQFYQGRNHKSRGTGLGLSLSKELVGLHAGDIALWSEPAKGTRFEVTLPLGSAHLREDQMVNSKPDSLSYDELIFLEEEEHQTDILANAPTDAEHTLLIVEDNNDLRLFLKNQFGRAYHIREAADGNEGLDMALEEVPDLIIADIMMPGRDGLALTRMLKTDLRTSHIPIVLLTAQSTMEQKIEGIQTGADAYVTKPFNLAFLSEIIKNLLHGRKILEERFSGVFQPSQLPSGMGGLDEQFLRKFTQHVEAHYEDQNLTVEKLSEQFGLSRVQLYRKVKALLGESVNDYIQHVRLKKASQLLLEGQLTVAEIAYQVGYSSPGYFSTAFKGKYACSPSEYREKQSDTSTQ